The proteins below are encoded in one region of Sander lucioperca isolate FBNREF2018 chromosome 11, SLUC_FBN_1.2, whole genome shotgun sequence:
- the wwc3 gene encoding protein WWC3 isoform X2 → MPWVSGGKRRESSELPLPAGWEEARDYDGRVFFIDHNTRQTSWIDPRDRITKPLTFADCVGDELPLGWEEVYDQQVGVYYIDHINKTTQIENPRTQWRQEQERMLKEYLVVAQEALKAKKEMYLVKQQRLELAQQEMLLFHELSEDNRSITSTLSGSSSNSKYDPDQIKVEIACRRERLSRLKQELAQVKQELQYKEMGVETLQEIDRKMSCSQTNYKLDEAQAIFTELRSIKKSISTGEKERQDLIQCLAKLTVNFQNSSSIHNSASEAANSSGPVGDSCNLQQYCDTGCQTDIMGEYGSQDSMHLVDKVKLNWQYEEAKKKVQSIQHQLAQLDSESWSGRAEADRDRDFMQLLREKEALLQELILVSKQQHSPETLLQLEEERCRLDEEVQRAHSSQSQGANQRILQQEKRNTLLRQLEEATRITTYLHSQLKSLSASSLTVSSSSSRGSLASSRGSLASSRGSLSSISFSDIYGLPQYERHEVAGEPLDPHLRYLLQPETVSRDCSMFTSDPLSQSKSKRSHDTPQSLASLSSRSSLSSLSPPSSPMDTPYHSAPQDCPLTQMTEEYMEQAGRGLLEGLRAQSQPLSHTAVLSSEDTLNAAAVHQLDNKSHRDSGAQGAFSSTGVTLRGNSANRSGRRARRVSAGVSEDALATDSGVFEAWGRRPEESDEMSYMKDLSEPTQIQLGLLWESSSQSLRLHLLQLKNLNRSIVRDGYKVYVKVHLIPLDTGRACAFYCCTALEPQSQMSFNEGFRIPVPANALAVCSLQLSVCSLGPQAQEELLGTAQVSLADCEGSAEMAYHWLRVQMLSGAELPRPEQKSASHRRHHNSQEDEQRLRAMDTVCTLLSRNNTTTTHLEEREAELELQRLEKKDEPGEATSERSWQAESVDSGCSNSTAFTAPFSEGLCAEGVFITTGGRCEQTASKLCTVKVEKATMTEDLLPEPVRVRPKERGGRWGHASPFMRGSTIVRSQTFSPGARSQYVCRLYRSDSDSSTLPKKSPFVRNTLERRTLRYKQSYRSSLAEQPTRTSLDLELDLQACRTRQRQLTEELTALRELKLRLEDPQAKDTTELPHWALRDERFRCLLREAQRQASQSKQEQRQEEAAERRLKKASKEVLQMRGQSQKEPLPVQTFREKMAFFTRPRFNIPPLPADDV, encoded by the exons GATCACCAAACCGCTGACGTTCGCCGACTGTGTTGGAGATGAACTGCCTCTCGGGTGGGAGGAAGTTTATGACCAGCAAGTGGGAGTTTACTACATCGACCACATCAACA AGACCACCCAGATTGAGAACCCGCGGACTCAATGGCGGCAGGAGCAGGAGCGCATGCTGAAGGAGTACCTTGTGGTGGCCCAAGAGGCCCTCAAAGCCAAGAAGGAGATGTACCTGGTCAAGCAGCAGCGTCTGGAGCTGGCTCAGCAGGAAATGTTGCTCTTCCACGAGCTCTCTGAGGACAACCGTTCCATCACCAGCA CGCTCTCCGGCTCGTCCTCAAACTCGAAATACGACCCTGACCAAATAAAAGTGGAAATAGCTTGTAGGCGAGAGCGG CTCTCCAGACTGAAGCAGGAGCTGGCCCAGGTGAAGCAGGAGCTGCAGTATAAGGAAATGGGAGTGGAGACCCTGCAGGA GATTGACAGGAAGATGTCCTGCAGTCAGACCAACTACAAGCTGGACGAGGCTCAAGCCATCTTCACCGAGCTGCGGAGCATCAAGAAGTCCATCAGCACAGGCGAGAAGGAGAGGCAGGACCTCATCCAG TGCCTGGCGAAGCTGACGGTCAACTTCCAAAACAGCTCGTCTATCCACAACTCGGCCAGCGAGGCGGCGAACAGCAGCGGACCCGTGGGTGACTCATGCAACCTGCAGCAGTACTGTGACACCGGCTGTCAGACGGACATCATGGGAGAG tatgGTTCCCAAGATTCCATGCATTTAGTGGACAAAGTGAAACTCAACTGGCAGTACGAGGAAGCCAAGAAAaa GGTGCAGAGTATACAGCACCAGCTGGCACAGCTGGACAGTGAGAGCTGGTCGGGACGGGCGGAGGCCGACCGTGACCGGGACTTCATGCAGCTCCTGCGTGAGAAGGAGGCCCTCCTGCAGGAGCTCATCCTGGTCAGCAAGCAGCAGCACTCCCCAGAGACGCTCCTGCAACTAGAGGAGGAGCGCTGCCGGCTGGACGAGGAGGTGCAGAGGGCCCACAGCTCCCAGAGCCagggagccaatcagag GATCCTGCAGCAGGAGAAGAGGAACACTCTGCTGAGACAGTTGGAGGAGGCGACGCGCATCACCACCTACCTTCACTCCCAGCTGAAGAG CCTGTCGGCCAGCTCTCTGACAGTGTCGTCCAGCAGCAGCCGCGGCTCTCTAGCCTCCAGTCGGGGCTCGCTGGCGTCCAGTCGTGGCTCCCTCAGCTCCATCAGCTTCAGCGACATCTACGGCCTCCCCCAGTACGAGCGTCACGAGGTGGCCGGGGAGCCGCTAGACCCCCACCTCCGCTACCTGCTGCAACCAGAGACCGTGTCCAGAGACTGCTCCATGTTCACTTCCGACCCCTTGTCCCAGAGCAAAAGCAAACGCTCCCACGACACGCCGCAGTCCCTGGCCTCGCTCTCCTCCCGCTCCTCGCTCTCCTCCCTGTCACCGCCCAGCTCTCCCATGGACACGCCCTACCACTCGGCCCCCCAGGACTGCCCTCTCACCCAGATGACAGAGGAATACATGGAGCAGGCGGGCCGCGGCCTGTTAGAGGGGCTGCGGGCCCAATCCCAACCCCTGTCACACACTGCCGTGCTGAGCAGCGAGGACACGCTCAACGCCGCCGCCGTGCACCAGCTGGACAACAAGAGCCATCGAGACAGCGGGGCTCAGGGGGCTTTCTCCTCCACAG GAGTGACTCTGAGAGGAAACAGCGCCAACAGAAGTGGCAGGAGGGCCAGGAGAGTGTCTGCAGGTGTGTCGGAAGATGCTCTGGCCACAGACAGCGGCGTGTTCGAAGCCTGGGGCAGAAG GCCAGAGGAGTCTGATGAGATGTCTTACATGAAAGATCTGAGCGAGCCCACCCAGATCCAACTGGGACTGCT GTGGGAGTCCAGTTCTCAGTCTCTCCGGCTCCATCTATTACAGCTCAAGAATTTAAACAGGTCCATTGTGAGAGACGGCTATAAAGT GTATGTGAAGGTGCACTTGATTCCACTGGACACCGGCAGGGCCTGTGCGTTTTACTGTTGTACGGCGTTGGAGCCGCAGTCCCAGATGAGTTTCAACGAAGGCTTCCGCATCCCTGTCCCTGCAAACGCCCTGGCGGTGTGTTCGCTGCAGCTGTCCGTCTGCTCGCTGGGACCTCAGGCTCAGGAGGAACTACTG gGCACAGCCCAAGTGAGCCTGGCTGATTGCGAGGGAAGTGCAGAGATGGCTTACCACTGGCTGCGTGTGCAGATGCTGAGCGGGGCGGAGCTGCCCAGGCCTGAACAGAAGAGCGCCAGCCACCGCAGACACCACAACAGCCAGGAAGACGAGCAAAGGCTCAGAGCCATG GACACTGTGTGCACTCTGCTGTCACGCAACAACACTACCACCACCCATCTGGAGGAACGGGAGGCTGAGCTGGAGCTGCAGAGGCTGGAGAAGAAGGACGAGCCGGGGGAGGCGACATCTGAGAG GAGTTGGCAGGCCGAGTCTGTGGACAGCGGCTGCAGCAACAGCACAGCGTTCACGGCTCCCTTCTCAGAGGGCCTGTGTGCAGAGGGCGTCTTCATCACCACCGGAGGGCGCTGTGAGCAGACGGCCagcaagctgtgtacagtaaaa GTGGAGAAGGCCACCATGACGGAAGACCTGTTACCAGAGCCGGTGCGAGTCCGGCCTAAAGAGAGGGGGGGTCGCTGGGGTCACGCCTCACCATTCATGCGCGGCAGCACCATCGTTCGCTCTCAGACCTTCTCTCCTGGCGCTCGCAGTCAGTATGTCTGCAGG TTATATCGCAGCGACAGTGACAGCTCAACTCTACCAAAGAAATCGCCCTTTGTCAGGAACACGTTGGAAAGAAGAACGCTGCGATACAAGCAG TCGTACCGCTCCTCCCTGGCCGAGCAGCCGACGCGTACCTCTCTGGACCTGGAGCTGGATCTCCAGGCCTGCAGGACGCGTCAGAGGCAGCTGACGGAGGAGCTGACCGCCCTGAGGGAGCTGAAGCTGAGGCTGGAGGACCCGCAGGCCAAGGACACCACCGAGCTCCCCCACTGGGCCCTGAGGGACGAGCGCTTTCGCTGCCTGCTCAGAGAGGCCCAGAGACAG GCCAGCCAAAGCAAGCAGGAGCAGCGCCAGGAGGAGGCGGCAGAAAGGAGGCTGAAGAAGGCTTCCAAAGAGGTTCTGCAGATGAGGGGGCAGAGCCAGAAGGAGCCCCTACCTGTGCAGACATTCAG agagaagatgGCTTTTTTCACAAGACCAAGGTTCAACATACCTCCTTTGCCAGCTGACGATGTATGA
- the traf3ip2l gene encoding uncharacterized protein traf3ip2l, translated as MSGGGGPMMLPTSIYSASAPNSHVSQLSRYLSNHHNTPEEDDETMSSKEREASVVHKPDSAPNSDGHRPPPEHATFADDSLLSRQRLDTEREHKHNHTLPQPGSSYSLYQPPRSLPAGYSQPTPFPSQADGAWLHPSFASSWSGYPNSLPSSLNQNNYSICSGDSGLSGYKFVSLPGRHSTSMSNLEQPLSLCSNPPLGNLFHHTLSPYTCLPQGAACCEQCPADAFNRGPVANNPPWPQYHPAYGPYYPGACRLPGAGYTQIGHNPSAKEKHPPHSTPLSLEQRRVFVTYEADNDKHVNEIINFVALLRHNGFDTHIDIFEQQFRSISKIDFMERYISEKEYLIIIIISPKYYETVTASPVCLVNDERTFNTVYIHKQLQTEFIQNGSKNFRFIPIVFPGAKKCHVPNWLQNTHVYEWPLHRDDILRRLMRVEKYNPPPIGELPTIVSIPI; from the exons TCATGTCAGCCAGCTGAGCAGGTACCTTAGCAACCACCACAACACGCCTGAAGAGGACGATGAGACCATGAGCTCTAAGGAGCGAGAAGCCAGTGTCGTTCACAAGCCAGACTCCGCCCCCAACTCTGATGGCCACCGCCCCCCTCCGGAACACGCCACCTTTGCTGATGACTCCCTGTTAAGCAGACAGAGGTTGGACACAGAGCgggaacacaaacacaaccacacTCTCCCTCAACCTGGCTCCAGCTACAGCTTGTACCAGCCTCCCCGCAGCTTGCCTGCCGGGTACAGCCAGCCAACTCCGTTCCCCAGCCAGGCTGACGGTGCCTGGCTCCACCCGAGCTTTGCCAGCAGCTGGTCGGGGTATCCCAACAGCCTGCCGTCCTCTCTGAACCAGAACAATTACTCCATCTGTTCTGGTGATAGCGGCCTGTCAGGGTACAAGTTTGTGTCCCTGCCTGGCAGACACAGCACCAGTATGAGCAACTTAGAGCAGCCACTCTCTCTGTGCTCCAATCCGCCTTTGGGCAACTTGTTCCACCATACGTTGTCTCCGTACACGTGCTTGCCCCAGGGAGCTGCCTGCTGTGAGCAGTGCCCCGCAGACGCCTTCAACAGGGGGCCTGTGGCCAACAATCCCCCCTGGCCTCAGTACCACCCAGCTTACGGCCCGTACT ATCCAGGCGCCTGCAGACTACCTGGAGCTGGATACACACAAAT TGGCCACAACCCTTCAGCTAAAGAGAAGCACCCCCCTCACAGCACACCGCTCTCTCTGGAGCAGA GGAGGGTCTTTGTCACTTACGAAGCGGACAACGACAAGCACGTCAATGAGATCATCAATTTTGTTGCTCTGCTGCGACACAACGGCTTTGATACACat ATTGATATTTTTGAACAGCAGTTCAGGAGTATAAGCAAGATAGACTTCATGGAGCGGTACATCAGTGAG AAAGAGTacctgatcatcatcatcatcagtccCAAGTACTATGAGACGGTGACAGCCTCCCCTGTCTGCCTGGTGAACGACGAGAGGACCTTTAACACCGTCTACATACATAAACAG CTCCAGACTGAGTTCATCCAGAATGGAAGCAAGAATTTCAGGTTTATTCCCATTGTGTTCCCCGGGGCTAAAAAG TGTCACGTCCCTAACTGGCTCCAAAACACGCACGTTTACGAATGGCCGCTCCATCGGGATGACATTCTGCGGCGGCTGATGAGGGTCGAGAAGTACAATCCACCTCCCATCGGGGAGCTACCGACCATCGTTTCCATCCCCATATAG
- the wwc3 gene encoding protein WWC3 isoform X1: MPWVSGGKRRESSELPLPAGWEEARDYDGRVFFIDHNTRQTSWIDPRDRITKPLTFADCVGDELPLGWEEVYDQQVGVYYIDHINKTTQIENPRTQWRQEQERMLKEYLVVAQEALKAKKEMYLVKQQRLELAQQEMLLFHELSEDNRSITSTLSGSSSNSKYDPDQIKVEIACRRERLSRLKQELAQVKQELQYKEMGVETLQEIDRKMSCSQTNYKLDEAQAIFTELRSIKKSISTGEKERQDLIQCLAKLTVNFQNSSSIHNSASEAANSSGPVGDSCNLQQYCDTGCQTDIMGEYGSQDSMHLVDKVKLNWQYEEAKKKVQSIQHQLAQLDSESWSGRAEADRDRDFMQLLREKEALLQELILVSKQQHSPETLLQLEEERCRLDEEVQRAHSSQSQGANQRILQQEKRNTLLRQLEEATRITTYLHSQLKSLSASSLTVSSSSSRGSLASSRGSLASSRGSLSSISFSDIYGLPQYERHEVAGEPLDPHLRYLLQPETVSRDCSMFTSDPLSQSKSKRSHDTPQSLASLSSRSSLSSLSPPSSPMDTPYHSAPQDCPLTQMTEEYMEQAGRGLLEGLRAQSQPLSHTAVLSSEDTLNAAAVHQLDNKSHRDSGAQGAFSSTGVTLRGNSANRSGRRARRVSAGVSEDALATDSGVFEAWGRRPEESDEMSYMKDLSEPTQIQLGLLWESSSQSLRLHLLQLKNLNRSIVRDGYKVYVKVHLIPLDTGRACAFYCCTALEPQSQMSFNEGFRIPVPANALAVCSLQLSVCSLGPQAQEELLGTAQVSLADCEGSAEMAYHWLRVQMLSGAELPRPEQKSASHRRHHNSQEDEQRLRAMDTVCTLLSRNNTTTTHLEEREAELELQRLEKKDEPGEATSERSWQAESVDSGCSNSTAFTAPFSEGLCAEGVFITTGGRCEQTASKLCTVKVEKATMTEDLLPEPVRVRPKERGGRWGHASPFMRGSTIVRSQTFSPGARSQYVCRLYRSDSDSSTLPKKSPFVRNTLERRTLRYKQQSYRSSLAEQPTRTSLDLELDLQACRTRQRQLTEELTALRELKLRLEDPQAKDTTELPHWALRDERFRCLLREAQRQASQSKQEQRQEEAAERRLKKASKEVLQMRGQSQKEPLPVQTFREKMAFFTRPRFNIPPLPADDV, from the exons GATCACCAAACCGCTGACGTTCGCCGACTGTGTTGGAGATGAACTGCCTCTCGGGTGGGAGGAAGTTTATGACCAGCAAGTGGGAGTTTACTACATCGACCACATCAACA AGACCACCCAGATTGAGAACCCGCGGACTCAATGGCGGCAGGAGCAGGAGCGCATGCTGAAGGAGTACCTTGTGGTGGCCCAAGAGGCCCTCAAAGCCAAGAAGGAGATGTACCTGGTCAAGCAGCAGCGTCTGGAGCTGGCTCAGCAGGAAATGTTGCTCTTCCACGAGCTCTCTGAGGACAACCGTTCCATCACCAGCA CGCTCTCCGGCTCGTCCTCAAACTCGAAATACGACCCTGACCAAATAAAAGTGGAAATAGCTTGTAGGCGAGAGCGG CTCTCCAGACTGAAGCAGGAGCTGGCCCAGGTGAAGCAGGAGCTGCAGTATAAGGAAATGGGAGTGGAGACCCTGCAGGA GATTGACAGGAAGATGTCCTGCAGTCAGACCAACTACAAGCTGGACGAGGCTCAAGCCATCTTCACCGAGCTGCGGAGCATCAAGAAGTCCATCAGCACAGGCGAGAAGGAGAGGCAGGACCTCATCCAG TGCCTGGCGAAGCTGACGGTCAACTTCCAAAACAGCTCGTCTATCCACAACTCGGCCAGCGAGGCGGCGAACAGCAGCGGACCCGTGGGTGACTCATGCAACCTGCAGCAGTACTGTGACACCGGCTGTCAGACGGACATCATGGGAGAG tatgGTTCCCAAGATTCCATGCATTTAGTGGACAAAGTGAAACTCAACTGGCAGTACGAGGAAGCCAAGAAAaa GGTGCAGAGTATACAGCACCAGCTGGCACAGCTGGACAGTGAGAGCTGGTCGGGACGGGCGGAGGCCGACCGTGACCGGGACTTCATGCAGCTCCTGCGTGAGAAGGAGGCCCTCCTGCAGGAGCTCATCCTGGTCAGCAAGCAGCAGCACTCCCCAGAGACGCTCCTGCAACTAGAGGAGGAGCGCTGCCGGCTGGACGAGGAGGTGCAGAGGGCCCACAGCTCCCAGAGCCagggagccaatcagag GATCCTGCAGCAGGAGAAGAGGAACACTCTGCTGAGACAGTTGGAGGAGGCGACGCGCATCACCACCTACCTTCACTCCCAGCTGAAGAG CCTGTCGGCCAGCTCTCTGACAGTGTCGTCCAGCAGCAGCCGCGGCTCTCTAGCCTCCAGTCGGGGCTCGCTGGCGTCCAGTCGTGGCTCCCTCAGCTCCATCAGCTTCAGCGACATCTACGGCCTCCCCCAGTACGAGCGTCACGAGGTGGCCGGGGAGCCGCTAGACCCCCACCTCCGCTACCTGCTGCAACCAGAGACCGTGTCCAGAGACTGCTCCATGTTCACTTCCGACCCCTTGTCCCAGAGCAAAAGCAAACGCTCCCACGACACGCCGCAGTCCCTGGCCTCGCTCTCCTCCCGCTCCTCGCTCTCCTCCCTGTCACCGCCCAGCTCTCCCATGGACACGCCCTACCACTCGGCCCCCCAGGACTGCCCTCTCACCCAGATGACAGAGGAATACATGGAGCAGGCGGGCCGCGGCCTGTTAGAGGGGCTGCGGGCCCAATCCCAACCCCTGTCACACACTGCCGTGCTGAGCAGCGAGGACACGCTCAACGCCGCCGCCGTGCACCAGCTGGACAACAAGAGCCATCGAGACAGCGGGGCTCAGGGGGCTTTCTCCTCCACAG GAGTGACTCTGAGAGGAAACAGCGCCAACAGAAGTGGCAGGAGGGCCAGGAGAGTGTCTGCAGGTGTGTCGGAAGATGCTCTGGCCACAGACAGCGGCGTGTTCGAAGCCTGGGGCAGAAG GCCAGAGGAGTCTGATGAGATGTCTTACATGAAAGATCTGAGCGAGCCCACCCAGATCCAACTGGGACTGCT GTGGGAGTCCAGTTCTCAGTCTCTCCGGCTCCATCTATTACAGCTCAAGAATTTAAACAGGTCCATTGTGAGAGACGGCTATAAAGT GTATGTGAAGGTGCACTTGATTCCACTGGACACCGGCAGGGCCTGTGCGTTTTACTGTTGTACGGCGTTGGAGCCGCAGTCCCAGATGAGTTTCAACGAAGGCTTCCGCATCCCTGTCCCTGCAAACGCCCTGGCGGTGTGTTCGCTGCAGCTGTCCGTCTGCTCGCTGGGACCTCAGGCTCAGGAGGAACTACTG gGCACAGCCCAAGTGAGCCTGGCTGATTGCGAGGGAAGTGCAGAGATGGCTTACCACTGGCTGCGTGTGCAGATGCTGAGCGGGGCGGAGCTGCCCAGGCCTGAACAGAAGAGCGCCAGCCACCGCAGACACCACAACAGCCAGGAAGACGAGCAAAGGCTCAGAGCCATG GACACTGTGTGCACTCTGCTGTCACGCAACAACACTACCACCACCCATCTGGAGGAACGGGAGGCTGAGCTGGAGCTGCAGAGGCTGGAGAAGAAGGACGAGCCGGGGGAGGCGACATCTGAGAG GAGTTGGCAGGCCGAGTCTGTGGACAGCGGCTGCAGCAACAGCACAGCGTTCACGGCTCCCTTCTCAGAGGGCCTGTGTGCAGAGGGCGTCTTCATCACCACCGGAGGGCGCTGTGAGCAGACGGCCagcaagctgtgtacagtaaaa GTGGAGAAGGCCACCATGACGGAAGACCTGTTACCAGAGCCGGTGCGAGTCCGGCCTAAAGAGAGGGGGGGTCGCTGGGGTCACGCCTCACCATTCATGCGCGGCAGCACCATCGTTCGCTCTCAGACCTTCTCTCCTGGCGCTCGCAGTCAGTATGTCTGCAGG TTATATCGCAGCGACAGTGACAGCTCAACTCTACCAAAGAAATCGCCCTTTGTCAGGAACACGTTGGAAAGAAGAACGCTGCGATACAAGCAG cagTCGTACCGCTCCTCCCTGGCCGAGCAGCCGACGCGTACCTCTCTGGACCTGGAGCTGGATCTCCAGGCCTGCAGGACGCGTCAGAGGCAGCTGACGGAGGAGCTGACCGCCCTGAGGGAGCTGAAGCTGAGGCTGGAGGACCCGCAGGCCAAGGACACCACCGAGCTCCCCCACTGGGCCCTGAGGGACGAGCGCTTTCGCTGCCTGCTCAGAGAGGCCCAGAGACAG GCCAGCCAAAGCAAGCAGGAGCAGCGCCAGGAGGAGGCGGCAGAAAGGAGGCTGAAGAAGGCTTCCAAAGAGGTTCTGCAGATGAGGGGGCAGAGCCAGAAGGAGCCCCTACCTGTGCAGACATTCAG agagaagatgGCTTTTTTCACAAGACCAAGGTTCAACATACCTCCTTTGCCAGCTGACGATGTATGA